One window of the Paenibacillus beijingensis genome contains the following:
- a CDS encoding carbohydrate ABC transporter permease → MKMSGAKRQAGSVWTGANYFILALLSLAALYPLWYVVASSFSSSRAITAGEVFLWPVEFNVLSYRRLMEDGQLFVAMKNTVILTAVGTLFNIVMTVLAAYPLSRRRLMGRNSILMLITFSMLFISGIIPNFILVKFLGLMDSYWGLWLPALISTYNLFVMKTFMEGLPEEIEESAAIDGAGDWLILVRIMLPLCKPIIAALSLFYAVGWWNSYFSVLIYISDTTKQTLSVKLYQMILQVDQSLLTNVSGSEGASQIVLTPEGLKAAAIVIAITPILLVYPFLQKHFVKGVLIGSVKG, encoded by the coding sequence ATGAAAATGTCCGGGGCAAAACGACAGGCAGGGTCCGTTTGGACGGGAGCGAATTATTTCATTCTGGCGCTTCTTTCGCTGGCGGCTTTATATCCGCTCTGGTACGTCGTCGCCTCCTCTTTCAGCAGCAGCCGGGCGATTACGGCCGGGGAAGTGTTTTTATGGCCGGTCGAATTCAACGTCTTATCTTATCGGCGGCTCATGGAAGACGGCCAGCTTTTCGTTGCGATGAAAAATACGGTTATACTCACGGCTGTCGGCACCCTGTTCAACATCGTCATGACGGTTTTGGCCGCGTATCCTCTCTCCAGAAGGAGATTAATGGGGCGAAACTCGATCCTCATGCTGATCACCTTCTCGATGCTGTTCATTAGCGGCATTATACCGAATTTTATCCTGGTCAAATTCCTCGGTTTGATGGATTCGTATTGGGGACTGTGGCTGCCCGCGTTAATCAGTACGTATAACCTGTTCGTTATGAAAACGTTTATGGAAGGCTTGCCGGAAGAAATCGAGGAATCCGCAGCGATCGACGGAGCGGGCGACTGGCTCATACTGGTTCGGATCATGCTGCCCCTTTGCAAGCCGATCATCGCCGCCTTATCATTGTTTTATGCCGTTGGATGGTGGAATTCGTACTTCAGTGTACTCATATATATATCGGACACCACAAAACAAACGCTGTCGGTCAAGTTATACCAGATGATTCTGCAAGTGGACCAGAGCCTGCTAACGAACGTGTCGGGAAGCGAAGGGGCTTCGCAAATCGTCCTTACGCCGGAAGGGCTTAAAGCGGCCGCCATCGTCATCGCGATTACGCCGATTCTGCTGGTGTATCCTTTCCTGCAAAAGCATTTTGTCAAAGGCGTATTGATCGGGTCGGTGAAAGGGTGA
- a CDS encoding ABC transporter permease, with product MSDQAVNNQAALIEETPFGEKTPAGKEWTKVDKRKPGAAIVRRFVRDRHLYLMLLPVIGYYLIFKYAPMAGEIIAFKDYRFVDGIFGSKWVGLRHFRMLFESTDFWRVLRNTLLLNVYNLVLGFPVPILLALLLNEVRREWYKKTMQNLLYLPHFISWAVLGGIVIAMLSPSTGVVNMILHNVFGIEPVYFMASSNWWPFAYTMSGIWREAGWGTVLYLAAMASIDPQLYEAAKIDGASKLRQIWHITLPGIRSTIAILLILRMGQFMDVGLEQTLVLQNQSVLDVADVISTYVYRVGLQNASYSYTTALGLFQSVIALILVVTVNRLIRAFGERGLW from the coding sequence GTGAGCGATCAAGCAGTGAACAATCAAGCGGCCCTAATCGAAGAGACACCATTCGGGGAAAAGACACCAGCCGGGAAGGAATGGACAAAAGTGGACAAAAGAAAGCCTGGCGCAGCCATTGTCAGAAGGTTTGTTCGGGACCGGCATCTTTATTTGATGCTGCTGCCGGTCATCGGATATTATCTGATCTTTAAATACGCCCCGATGGCCGGGGAAATTATCGCCTTCAAGGATTACCGGTTTGTGGATGGAATTTTCGGCAGCAAATGGGTGGGTCTGAGGCATTTCAGGATGCTGTTTGAGAGCACCGATTTTTGGAGGGTTCTCCGCAATACGCTGCTGCTCAATGTTTACAATCTTGTGCTCGGATTCCCGGTTCCGATTCTGCTCGCCCTCCTGCTGAATGAAGTTCGCAGGGAATGGTACAAGAAGACGATGCAAAACCTGCTCTATCTCCCGCATTTCATTTCATGGGCCGTACTGGGCGGGATCGTCATCGCCATGCTCTCGCCGAGCACCGGTGTCGTGAACATGATTCTGCACAATGTATTCGGGATCGAACCGGTCTATTTCATGGCTAGCTCCAATTGGTGGCCTTTCGCCTACACGATGTCCGGCATATGGCGGGAAGCGGGCTGGGGTACGGTCCTTTATTTGGCGGCGATGGCCTCCATTGATCCGCAGCTGTATGAAGCGGCGAAAATCGACGGAGCATCCAAGCTGCGTCAAATTTGGCACATTACGCTTCCCGGCATTCGCAGCACGATTGCCATTCTCCTTATCCTCCGGATGGGGCAGTTCATGGACGTTGGACTCGAACAAACGCTGGTGCTCCAAAACCAATCCGTGCTCGACGTCGCCGATGTCATCAGCACGTACGTGTACCGGGTCGGCTTGCAAAATGCAAGCTACAGCTATACCACTGCGCTTGGGCTTTTTCAATCGGTCATTGCTCTCATTCTTGTCGTGACCGTCAACCGGTTGATCCGGGCATTCGGAGAAAGGGGGTTATGGTAG